From Scleropages formosus chromosome 1, fSclFor1.1, whole genome shotgun sequence, a single genomic window includes:
- the ptchd4 gene encoding patched domain-containing protein 1 isoform X1, whose protein sequence is MCCTGRDGASASCTWRRMLRQVIHRRLKASFYWLGLFVSRHPVFFLTVPAVLTIIFGSTVLSRFKPEKDLEVLVAPTHSLAKIERSLANSLFPIDQSKNKLYSDLHTPGRYGRMILLPRSGGNILELAAQVLQVHKKVLDLRVNYKGFNYTFAHLCVMRHRDKKCLLDDIITIFEDIRSAILSNSTFSKVPVSYPNTTLKDGRVAFIGHQLGGVVLAPNSRDQQVKSAKAVQITYYLHNYGSATQDAIAEKWEHEFCQLARRLASANGDLHPQSLTSLSLWQDFHRTGVLARGEVLVGLVLVLLAATVSSSMRDCLRGKPFLGLLGVLTICIANVTAAGIFFISDGKFNSTLLGIPFFAMGHGTKGVFELLAGWRRTRENLPFKERVADTFADVMVCYTMTSCLYIITFGMGASPFTNIESVKIFCQSMCVAILVNYFYVFSFYGSCLVFAGQLEQNRYHSVFCCKIPSVEYLDRQPAWFKTMMSDGHDLSSHHDSVPYQNHFIQHFLREHYTEWITNTYVKPFVVILYLIYASFSFMGCLQISDGSNIVNLLVSNSPSVSYALTQQKYFSNYSPVIGFYIYEPIEYWNSTVQEHLKTLGHGFNKISWIDNFFQYLKVVNVSASTKSDFINILQNSFLRSPEYQHFKDDIIFSKTEDGVEIIASRMYLVARTTEKTREEVVELLERLRPLSLINSIKFIVFNPTFVYMDRYSSSVISPILTSGFSVLTVLILTFFLVINPLGNFWLILTMTSVELGVLGLMTLWNVDMDSISILCLIYTLNFAMDHCAPHLYTFVLATEHTRTQCIKISLEEHGAAILQNASCFVIGMIPLVFVPSNLTYTLFKCSLLTAGCTVLHCFVILPVFLTFFPPSKKRHKKKKRAKRKEREREREREEIECIEVRDNPDHVTNV, encoded by the exons ATGTGCTGCACAGGAAGGGACGGGGCTTCTGCGAGCTGCACCTGGAGGAGGATGCTGCGGCAAGTGATTCACAGGCGGCTCAAGGCTTCGTTCTACTGGCTCGGCTTGTTCGTCAGCAGGCACCCGGTGTTCTTCCTCACCGTCCCCGCCGTGCTCACCATCATCTTCGGGTCCACCGTGCTGAGCAGGTTCAAGCCGGAGAAAGACCTCGAGGTGCTGGTGGCACCGACCCACAGCCTGGCCAAGATCGAGAGGAGTCTGGCCAACAGCCTCTTCCCCATCGACCAGTCCAAAAACAAGCTGTACTCGGACCTGCACACCCCCGGCAGATATGGCAGGATGATCCTGCTCCCCAGGTCCGGGGGGAACATCCTGGAGCTGGCCGCCCAGGTCCTGCAGGTCCACAAGAAGGTGCTGGATCTGCGGGTCAACTACAAAGGGTTTAACTACACTTTCGCCCACCTCTGTGTCATGAGGCACCGGGACAAGAAATGCCTGTTGGACGATATCATAACGATCTTTGAGGACATCCGCTCAGCTATCCTGTCCAACAGCACTTTCTCCAAGGTGCCGGTGAGCTACCCCAACACCACGCTCAAG gATGGAAGGGTTGCTTTCATCGGGCACCAGTTGGGAGGTGTGGTGCTCGCCCCCAATAGCCGAGACCAGCAGGTAAAGTCGGCCAAGGCCGTCCAGATCACGTACTACCTCCACAACTACGGCTCGGCCACGCAGGACGCCATTGCCGAGAAGTGGGAGCACGAGTTCTGCCAGCTGGCGCGGCGGCTGGCGTCAGCCAACGGTGACCTGCACCCGCAGTCGCTCACCTCGCTCAGCCTGTGGCAGGACTTCCACCGCACCGGCGTGCTGGCAAGGGGCGAGGTGTTAGTGGgcctggtgctggtgctgctggccGCCACCGTCTCCAGCTCCATGCGTGACTGTCTGCGCGGGAAGCCCTTCCTCGGCCTGCTGGGGGTGCTCACCATCTGCATCGCTAACGTAACAGCCGCCGGCATCTTCTTCATTTCCGATGGGAAGTTCAACTCCACGCTGCTGGGCATCCCCTTCTTCGCAATGG GACATGGGACTAAAGGAGTTTTTGAACTTCTGGCTGGGTGGAGAAGAACAAGGGAAAATCTTCCTTTCAAGGAGAGAGTGGCAGACACCTTTGCTGATGTCATGGTCTGCTACACGATGACCAGCTGCCTCTACATAATCACATTTGGAATGGGTGCAAGCCCATTCACCAACATTGAGTCTGTTAAGATCTTCTGCCAGAGCATGTGTGTAGCCATCCTTGTGAACTACTTCTATGTCTTCTCTTTCTATGGCTCCTGCCTAGTCTTTGCTGGTCAGCTTGAGCAGAACCGCTATCACAGCGTGTTCTGCTGCAAGATCCCATCAGTAGAATACTTGGACAGACAACCCGCGTGGTTCAAAACTATGATGAGTGACGGGCACGACCTCTCGAGCCACCACGATAGTGTCCCCTACCAGAACCACTTCATCCAGCACTTCCTCCGGGAGCACTACACTGAGTGGATTACCAATACATATGTTAAACCATTTGTCGTCATACTGTATCTCATTTATGCATCATTCTCATTTATGGGATGTTTACAAATCAGTGACGGATCGAACATTGTCAACCTCCTGGTGAGCAATTCCCCAAGCGTCTCCTACGCTCTGACTCAGCAGAAGTATTTCAGCAACTACAGTCCCGTCATAGGGTTCTACATATACGAGCCTATAGAATACTGGAATTCAACTGTTCAGGAGCATCTGAAGACCTTGGGCCATGGGTTTAATAAGATTTCCTGGattgacaatttttttcagtatttgaaGGTGGTGAACGTCAGTGCTTCAACTAAAAGCGATTTCATAAACATCCTGCAGAACTCGTTCCTGAGGAGCCCAGAGTACCAGCACTTCAAGGACGACATCATTTTCTCTAAAACAGAGGATGGCGTCGAGATCATTGCCTCCAGGATGTACCTGGTGGCTCGGACCACAGAGAAGACACGGGAGGAAGTCGTGGAGCTGCTGGAGCGACTGCGGCCGCTATCCCTCATCAACAGCATTAAATTCATCGTGTTCAACCCCACCTTCGTCTATATGGATCGGTACAGCTCCTCGGTGATATCCCCAATCCTGACATCTGGGTTCAGTGTGTTGACTGTCTTGATTCTAACGTTCTTCCTGGTTATCAACCCCCTTGGAAACTTCTGGCTTATACTGACCATGACATCTGTGGAGTTGGGGGTGCTTGGATTGATGACCCTGTGGAATGTCGACATGGATAGCATATCCATCCTGTGCCTTATTTATACTCTGAACTTTGCAATGGATCACTGTGCACCCCACCTTTACACTTTTGTACTCGCTACTGAGCACACAAGGACTCAGTGCATCAAAATTTCGCTGGAGGAGCATGGGGCGGCCATCCTGCAAAACGCATCTTGTTTTGTAATTGGGATGATACCCTTGGTGTTTGTGCCTTCCAACTTGACCTATACGCTGTTCAAGTGCTCCCTGCTCACGGCCGGCTGCACAGTGCTGCACTGCTTCGTCATCCTGCCCGTGTTTTTAACATTCTTCCCTCCCTCTAAAAAGAGGCACAAGAAAAAGAAGCGTGCCAAGCGGAAAGAGCGCGAGCGAGAGCGCGAGCGAGAGGAGATCGAGTGCATCGAGGTCAGGGACAACCCTGACCACGTGACCAATGTCTGA
- the ptchd4 gene encoding patched domain-containing protein 1 isoform X2 has product MCCTGRDGASASCTWRRMLRQVIHRRLKASFYWLGLFVSRHPVFFLTVPAVLTIIFGSTVLSRFKPEKDLEVLVAPTHSLAKIERSLANSLFPIDQSKNKLYSDLHTPGRYGRMILLPRSGGNILELAAQVLQVHKKVLDLRDGRVAFIGHQLGGVVLAPNSRDQQVKSAKAVQITYYLHNYGSATQDAIAEKWEHEFCQLARRLASANGDLHPQSLTSLSLWQDFHRTGVLARGEVLVGLVLVLLAATVSSSMRDCLRGKPFLGLLGVLTICIANVTAAGIFFISDGKFNSTLLGIPFFAMGHGTKGVFELLAGWRRTRENLPFKERVADTFADVMVCYTMTSCLYIITFGMGASPFTNIESVKIFCQSMCVAILVNYFYVFSFYGSCLVFAGQLEQNRYHSVFCCKIPSVEYLDRQPAWFKTMMSDGHDLSSHHDSVPYQNHFIQHFLREHYTEWITNTYVKPFVVILYLIYASFSFMGCLQISDGSNIVNLLVSNSPSVSYALTQQKYFSNYSPVIGFYIYEPIEYWNSTVQEHLKTLGHGFNKISWIDNFFQYLKVVNVSASTKSDFINILQNSFLRSPEYQHFKDDIIFSKTEDGVEIIASRMYLVARTTEKTREEVVELLERLRPLSLINSIKFIVFNPTFVYMDRYSSSVISPILTSGFSVLTVLILTFFLVINPLGNFWLILTMTSVELGVLGLMTLWNVDMDSISILCLIYTLNFAMDHCAPHLYTFVLATEHTRTQCIKISLEEHGAAILQNASCFVIGMIPLVFVPSNLTYTLFKCSLLTAGCTVLHCFVILPVFLTFFPPSKKRHKKKKRAKRKEREREREREEIECIEVRDNPDHVTNV; this is encoded by the exons ATGTGCTGCACAGGAAGGGACGGGGCTTCTGCGAGCTGCACCTGGAGGAGGATGCTGCGGCAAGTGATTCACAGGCGGCTCAAGGCTTCGTTCTACTGGCTCGGCTTGTTCGTCAGCAGGCACCCGGTGTTCTTCCTCACCGTCCCCGCCGTGCTCACCATCATCTTCGGGTCCACCGTGCTGAGCAGGTTCAAGCCGGAGAAAGACCTCGAGGTGCTGGTGGCACCGACCCACAGCCTGGCCAAGATCGAGAGGAGTCTGGCCAACAGCCTCTTCCCCATCGACCAGTCCAAAAACAAGCTGTACTCGGACCTGCACACCCCCGGCAGATATGGCAGGATGATCCTGCTCCCCAGGTCCGGGGGGAACATCCTGGAGCTGGCCGCCCAGGTCCTGCAGGTCCACAAGAAGGTGCTGGATCTGCGG gATGGAAGGGTTGCTTTCATCGGGCACCAGTTGGGAGGTGTGGTGCTCGCCCCCAATAGCCGAGACCAGCAGGTAAAGTCGGCCAAGGCCGTCCAGATCACGTACTACCTCCACAACTACGGCTCGGCCACGCAGGACGCCATTGCCGAGAAGTGGGAGCACGAGTTCTGCCAGCTGGCGCGGCGGCTGGCGTCAGCCAACGGTGACCTGCACCCGCAGTCGCTCACCTCGCTCAGCCTGTGGCAGGACTTCCACCGCACCGGCGTGCTGGCAAGGGGCGAGGTGTTAGTGGgcctggtgctggtgctgctggccGCCACCGTCTCCAGCTCCATGCGTGACTGTCTGCGCGGGAAGCCCTTCCTCGGCCTGCTGGGGGTGCTCACCATCTGCATCGCTAACGTAACAGCCGCCGGCATCTTCTTCATTTCCGATGGGAAGTTCAACTCCACGCTGCTGGGCATCCCCTTCTTCGCAATGG GACATGGGACTAAAGGAGTTTTTGAACTTCTGGCTGGGTGGAGAAGAACAAGGGAAAATCTTCCTTTCAAGGAGAGAGTGGCAGACACCTTTGCTGATGTCATGGTCTGCTACACGATGACCAGCTGCCTCTACATAATCACATTTGGAATGGGTGCAAGCCCATTCACCAACATTGAGTCTGTTAAGATCTTCTGCCAGAGCATGTGTGTAGCCATCCTTGTGAACTACTTCTATGTCTTCTCTTTCTATGGCTCCTGCCTAGTCTTTGCTGGTCAGCTTGAGCAGAACCGCTATCACAGCGTGTTCTGCTGCAAGATCCCATCAGTAGAATACTTGGACAGACAACCCGCGTGGTTCAAAACTATGATGAGTGACGGGCACGACCTCTCGAGCCACCACGATAGTGTCCCCTACCAGAACCACTTCATCCAGCACTTCCTCCGGGAGCACTACACTGAGTGGATTACCAATACATATGTTAAACCATTTGTCGTCATACTGTATCTCATTTATGCATCATTCTCATTTATGGGATGTTTACAAATCAGTGACGGATCGAACATTGTCAACCTCCTGGTGAGCAATTCCCCAAGCGTCTCCTACGCTCTGACTCAGCAGAAGTATTTCAGCAACTACAGTCCCGTCATAGGGTTCTACATATACGAGCCTATAGAATACTGGAATTCAACTGTTCAGGAGCATCTGAAGACCTTGGGCCATGGGTTTAATAAGATTTCCTGGattgacaatttttttcagtatttgaaGGTGGTGAACGTCAGTGCTTCAACTAAAAGCGATTTCATAAACATCCTGCAGAACTCGTTCCTGAGGAGCCCAGAGTACCAGCACTTCAAGGACGACATCATTTTCTCTAAAACAGAGGATGGCGTCGAGATCATTGCCTCCAGGATGTACCTGGTGGCTCGGACCACAGAGAAGACACGGGAGGAAGTCGTGGAGCTGCTGGAGCGACTGCGGCCGCTATCCCTCATCAACAGCATTAAATTCATCGTGTTCAACCCCACCTTCGTCTATATGGATCGGTACAGCTCCTCGGTGATATCCCCAATCCTGACATCTGGGTTCAGTGTGTTGACTGTCTTGATTCTAACGTTCTTCCTGGTTATCAACCCCCTTGGAAACTTCTGGCTTATACTGACCATGACATCTGTGGAGTTGGGGGTGCTTGGATTGATGACCCTGTGGAATGTCGACATGGATAGCATATCCATCCTGTGCCTTATTTATACTCTGAACTTTGCAATGGATCACTGTGCACCCCACCTTTACACTTTTGTACTCGCTACTGAGCACACAAGGACTCAGTGCATCAAAATTTCGCTGGAGGAGCATGGGGCGGCCATCCTGCAAAACGCATCTTGTTTTGTAATTGGGATGATACCCTTGGTGTTTGTGCCTTCCAACTTGACCTATACGCTGTTCAAGTGCTCCCTGCTCACGGCCGGCTGCACAGTGCTGCACTGCTTCGTCATCCTGCCCGTGTTTTTAACATTCTTCCCTCCCTCTAAAAAGAGGCACAAGAAAAAGAAGCGTGCCAAGCGGAAAGAGCGCGAGCGAGAGCGCGAGCGAGAGGAGATCGAGTGCATCGAGGTCAGGGACAACCCTGACCACGTGACCAATGTCTGA